In Halarcobacter bivalviorum, a genomic segment contains:
- the ung gene encoding uracil-DNA glycosylase, which yields MKSWDDILRLEKSKDYYKELENFLEKEYATKKIFPPKELIFNAFEKTSLDKIKVVILGQDPYHGEGQAQGFSFSTPSNIKNPPSMQNILKEIKDDTSVDSICLDGDLTSWAQQGVLLLNAILTVEEAKPKSHEKKGWENFTDNIIKYISSSCEDIVFILWGAPAIKKSKLIDETKHHILTAPHPSPLSSYRGFFGCKHFSKTNEILKQKGKEQIQW from the coding sequence ATGAAAAGTTGGGATGATATTTTAAGGCTTGAAAAAAGCAAAGATTATTATAAAGAGTTAGAAAACTTTTTAGAAAAAGAGTATGCTACAAAAAAGATATTTCCTCCAAAAGAGTTGATTTTTAATGCTTTCGAAAAAACAAGTTTAGATAAGATAAAAGTAGTTATTTTAGGTCAAGACCCTTATCATGGAGAAGGACAAGCACAAGGCTTCTCTTTTTCTACCCCAAGTAATATAAAAAATCCACCCTCAATGCAAAACATTTTAAAAGAGATAAAAGATGATACTAGTGTTGATTCTATTTGTCTTGACGGAGATTTAACTTCTTGGGCACAACAAGGAGTACTTCTTTTGAATGCTATTTTAACAGTGGAAGAAGCAAAACCTAAGTCCCATGAAAAAAAGGGCTGGGAAAACTTTACAGATAATATAATTAAATATATTTCAAGTTCATGTGAAGATATTGTTTTTATTTTATGGGGTGCTCCAGCAATTAAAAAATCAAAATTAATAGATGAAACAAAACACCATATTTTAACTGCTCCTCATCCAAGTCCTTTGTCTTCATATCGAGGTTTTTTTGGATGTAAACACTTTTCTAAAACAAATGAAATATTAAAACAAAAAGGAAAGGAGCAAATACAATGGTAA
- a CDS encoding YbfB/YjiJ family MFS transporter, whose protein sequence is MKPYIKSIIASFLVILACLGFGRFSFGMVLPNLQESLNISTTQAGFIGTSNFIGYFVGIFFANYLYRKFSTHRLVFTTILLQAFSMFLMILTTNYILVSFFYSFSGFFSAISNIAIMAYISNVIPKNVRGKALGIIVSASGLAIVLSGQIVPFTQKLVKDVPWESAWLVFCLILVLVSFFSQPGIKKHANHTISDINFKTKEFLFTSSFWKIAFVYMVFGFSYSIYVTFFVSAVIEKYDFSTQISGNFWTLLGFMSIFSGILFGTIADKIGAYKTLIFVYLLQTIAHATLAFSLPSYSIWLSAIFFGISVWSIPSLVTLLCSIEFDKKMTAKVFSFVTILFAILQAFGPFIAGLIHDISKDYSDVFMITSFLTLITVFISFIFSKDKIVSKT, encoded by the coding sequence ATGAAACCATATATAAAATCTATTATTGCCTCATTTTTAGTAATCTTAGCCTGTTTAGGTTTTGGAAGATTCTCATTTGGAATGGTACTTCCAAACTTACAAGAGAGTTTAAATATCTCAACTACTCAAGCTGGATTTATAGGAACTTCAAACTTTATTGGATATTTCGTTGGTATCTTTTTTGCAAACTATCTTTATAGAAAATTTTCTACGCATAGATTAGTTTTTACTACTATTTTATTACAAGCCTTTTCTATGTTTTTAATGATATTAACTACAAATTATATTTTAGTTTCATTTTTCTATTCATTTAGTGGTTTCTTTTCTGCAATTTCAAATATTGCTATTATGGCTTATATTTCAAATGTTATTCCTAAAAATGTTAGAGGTAAAGCTTTAGGTATTATTGTAAGTGCAAGTGGTTTAGCAATTGTTTTAAGTGGACAAATTGTGCCTTTTACTCAAAAGTTAGTTAAAGATGTTCCGTGGGAGTCTGCTTGGTTAGTTTTCTGTTTAATTCTTGTTCTTGTAAGTTTCTTCTCACAACCTGGAATTAAAAAACATGCTAATCACACAATTTCAGATATAAATTTTAAAACAAAAGAGTTTTTATTCACTTCAAGCTTTTGGAAAATTGCTTTTGTTTATATGGTATTTGGATTTTCATACTCAATTTATGTAACTTTTTTTGTTAGTGCAGTTATAGAAAAATATGATTTTTCAACTCAAATATCTGGAAATTTTTGGACTCTTTTAGGCTTTATGAGTATTTTCTCAGGTATTCTTTTTGGAACAATTGCAGATAAAATAGGAGCATATAAAACACTTATTTTTGTATATCTTTTACAAACAATTGCCCATGCAACATTAGCCTTTTCTTTGCCTTCATATTCTATTTGGCTTTCTGCTATTTTCTTTGGTATTTCTGTATGGAGTATTCCTTCTCTTGTGACTTTACTTTGTTCTATAGAGTTTGATAAAAAAATGACTGCAAAAGTTTTCTCTTTTGTAACTATTCTTTTTGCTATCTTACAAGCCTTTGGTCCTTTTATTGCAGGACTTATTCATGATATTTCAAAAGATTATTCAGATGTATTTATGATTACTTCATTTTTAACATTAATTACTGTTTTTATCTCTTTTATATTTTCAAAAGATAAAATAGTATCTAAAACTTAA
- a CDS encoding HAD family hydrolase produces MKNNGFIFDLDGTLIDSLTDIALCSNIVLKEFNLPIHEITEYKYFVGGGAEVLVNNAIPKDSSNEMAIEVLKRFKQVYDSEFHYNTKPYEGIYDLLDLLHENEIKVAILSNKPHEFTIKYVNEFFPKYTNILEVHGSKDDVPKKPHPHAALEIAKALELTCENIYFVGDSDVDMKTAKNSNMKAVGVSWGFRGTKELIENGADHIVKTPLDIFELIKKS; encoded by the coding sequence TTGAAAAATAATGGTTTTATTTTTGACCTTGATGGAACACTTATTGACTCTTTAACAGATATTGCTCTTTGTTCAAATATTGTTTTAAAAGAGTTTAACCTACCGATACATGAGATTACAGAGTATAAATATTTTGTAGGTGGAGGAGCTGAAGTTTTAGTAAACAATGCTATTCCTAAAGACTCCTCAAATGAGATGGCAATTGAAGTACTTAAAAGATTTAAACAAGTATATGATTCAGAGTTTCATTATAATACAAAACCATATGAAGGTATTTATGACTTATTAGACTTATTACATGAAAATGAGATAAAAGTAGCTATTCTATCAAATAAACCCCATGAATTTACAATAAAATATGTAAATGAATTTTTTCCAAAATATACAAATATTTTAGAAGTTCATGGCTCAAAAGATGATGTACCTAAAAAACCACATCCACATGCTGCACTAGAGATTGCAAAGGCTTTAGAGCTTACTTGTGAAAATATCTACTTTGTTGGAGATAGTGATGTTGATATGAAAACAGCAAAAAATTCAAATATGAAAGCAGTTGGTGTTTCTTGGGGATTCAGAGGAACAAAAGAGTTAATCGAAAATGGAGCAGACCATATTGTAAAAACTCCACTTGATATTTTTGAATTAATAAAGAAGAGTTAA
- a CDS encoding DUF4405 domain-containing protein produces the protein MSLKKITSLTMLLSMFLMTYTGIMLFISPPGRVAKWSNWEILGLGKEEYAQVHSTFMVLFIIATILHVYYNWKPMISYMKNKAKVVIIFTKEMAVAFVITLLFLVGTLYEISPFSTFINFGEDIKNSWEQKYEKAPYSHAELSTLEEFSSKLGFDLNRSMEILKANNIEADEMDTLKEIAKNNNISAQKVFSLLSEKQKSTISKAESLTGLGRKNISELSNDLGITANELIEKLKTVGIEAKSDDKFKSLCEEVGRTPREVIEELGF, from the coding sequence ATGAGTCTTAAAAAAATCACTTCCTTAACAATGTTATTATCAATGTTTCTTATGACTTATACAGGAATAATGTTGTTTATTTCTCCCCCTGGAAGAGTTGCAAAATGGTCAAATTGGGAGATTTTAGGATTAGGAAAAGAAGAGTATGCCCAAGTGCACTCAACTTTTATGGTTCTGTTTATCATAGCTACAATTTTGCATGTTTATTATAATTGGAAACCTATGATTAGTTATATGAAAAATAAAGCAAAGGTAGTAATTATATTCACAAAAGAGATGGCTGTAGCTTTTGTAATAACATTACTATTTTTAGTAGGTACTTTATATGAAATTTCTCCTTTTTCAACTTTTATAAATTTTGGAGAAGATATAAAAAATTCATGGGAACAAAAATATGAAAAAGCTCCATATTCTCATGCTGAATTATCTACCTTAGAGGAGTTTTCTTCAAAATTAGGTTTTGATTTAAATAGAAGTATGGAAATATTAAAAGCTAATAATATTGAAGCTGATGAGATGGATACTTTAAAAGAGATAGCTAAAAACAATAATATTAGTGCGCAAAAAGTTTTCTCATTATTAAGTGAAAAACAAAAAAGTACTATTTCAAAAGCTGAGAGTTTAACTGGCTTAGGAAGAAAAAATATCTCTGAGTTATCAAATGATTTAGGTATTACAGCTAATGAGTTAATAGAGAAACTAAAAACAGTAGGAATAGAAGCAAAAAGTGATGATAAGTTTAAAAGCTTATGTGAAGAAGTAGGTAGAACACCTAGAGAAGTAATAGAAGAGTTAGGTTTTTAA
- a CDS encoding rhodanese-like domain-containing protein, with protein sequence MKFKGLLLGLLVASSSLFAADFISYEELSSKLKEENKKAGTYATTEEVQKALKAKDWLVADVRTMEEWAAAHIKGSVRIGRQAPEKGLALHALDMEDKFIKPNLIIVCNSAARASIEAETIRKMGFNQVKVYDLYSWIDECNPVVTKYTVKKDKGGTGLKFGNFYAEHCKSKK encoded by the coding sequence ATGAAATTTAAAGGTTTATTATTAGGGCTTTTAGTTGCTTCTAGTTCTTTATTTGCAGCTGATTTTATTAGCTATGAAGAGCTTAGTTCAAAACTAAAAGAGGAAAATAAAAAAGCTGGGACATATGCTACAACTGAAGAAGTACAAAAAGCTTTAAAAGCAAAAGACTGGTTAGTTGCAGATGTTAGAACTATGGAAGAGTGGGCAGCAGCACATATTAAAGGTTCAGTGAGAATAGGAAGACAAGCTCCTGAAAAAGGTCTTGCACTTCATGCTCTTGATATGGAAGATAAGTTTATAAAACCAAATCTTATTATAGTATGTAACTCCGCAGCAAGAGCATCTATTGAAGCAGAAACAATTAGAAAAATGGGATTTAATCAAGTAAAGGTTTATGATTTATACTCTTGGATTGATGAGTGTAATCCTGTTGTTACTAAATATACAGTTAAAAAAGACAAAGGTGGAACTGGTCTTAAATTTGGTAACTTCTACGCAGAACATTGTAAAAGTAAAAAATAG
- a CDS encoding CNNM domain-containing protein — protein MLMLIYFLIAIGVSFLCSILEAVLLSITASHIEIVKKENNSLGSLMEHQKRNIDFSIAAILTLNTFAHTLGAAGVGAEAAKMFGDEYMFYISAVLTILILVLSEIIPKTLGAYYWKNLAGFATRAIKVLVFITYPILVVMNKITTYITPAKKETITKDEILATASIAEKKGILRVKETAVIENLLKLNEIKIKDIFTPRSVVFSVQKTAFLNSFTDRSSVDLEKFKEYSRVPIYDADIDDIIGIVISKEYFHELLENKYENKEDLIKPAQRVNENIAISKLIDMFLTKNEHLFIVTDNYEQTEGVVTLEDALESLLGAEIVDELDSNVDLRELAKMKMKNARRVLA, from the coding sequence ATGTTGATGTTGATTTATTTTTTGATAGCTATAGGAGTATCTTTTTTATGCTCAATACTTGAAGCTGTTTTACTTTCAATAACTGCTTCACATATTGAAATTGTAAAAAAAGAGAATAATAGTTTAGGCTCTTTAATGGAGCATCAAAAAAGAAATATTGATTTTTCTATTGCAGCAATTTTAACTTTAAATACGTTTGCACATACTTTAGGTGCAGCAGGTGTTGGAGCAGAGGCTGCAAAAATGTTTGGTGATGAGTATATGTTTTATATCTCAGCAGTTTTAACAATTTTGATTCTTGTTCTTTCTGAGATTATTCCAAAGACTTTAGGTGCATATTATTGGAAAAATTTAGCAGGGTTTGCAACAAGAGCAATTAAGGTATTAGTTTTTATAACATATCCAATTTTAGTTGTAATGAACAAAATTACTACATATATAACGCCTGCAAAAAAAGAGACAATTACAAAAGATGAAATTTTAGCAACAGCTTCAATTGCTGAGAAAAAAGGTATATTAAGAGTTAAAGAAACAGCAGTGATTGAAAATCTTTTAAAATTAAATGAGATAAAAATAAAAGATATTTTTACTCCAAGATCTGTTGTATTTAGTGTACAAAAAACTGCTTTTTTAAATAGTTTTACAGATAGAAGTAGTGTAGATTTAGAGAAGTTTAAAGAGTATTCAAGAGTTCCTATTTATGATGCAGATATTGATGATATTATTGGGATAGTTATTTCAAAAGAGTATTTTCATGAGTTATTAGAAAATAAGTATGAAAATAAAGAGGATTTAATAAAACCTGCGCAAAGAGTAAATGAAAATATCGCTATTTCTAAATTAATAGATATGTTCCTTACAAAAAATGAGCACCTTTTTATTGTTACTGATAATTATGAACAAACAGAGGGTGTTGTTACTTTAGAAGATGCTTTAGAGTCACTTCTTGGTGCAGAGATTGTTGATGAGCTTGATAGTAATGTAGATTTGAGAGAATTAGCAAAAATGAAAATGAAAAATGCGAGAAGAGTTTTAGCTTAA
- a CDS encoding bacteriohemerythrin, whose product MEALIWKTEYNIGHFKIDNEHKKLFNIAKKAYQLSSTKATSFEMEPLKEIIKELFQYVSTHFMTEEEYMSSINYPYLAKHKLIHKKLINILKEMISNINSLEIEEINSKLNEFINEYFITHIITEDKKIKLFKTPIEDLRKSFGWKKDYLVHEKFIDEEHKELFDIATEAFNITQNENKKEKIKDILNRLYSYMKTHFQREEEFMKKINYPKLKYHHACHEKIINDLTLFVRDSSFMQQNVLEKELARIIDISLVQHIIQEDRKITSWIKLCNN is encoded by the coding sequence ATGGAAGCGCTTATTTGGAAAACTGAATATAATATTGGTCACTTTAAAATTGATAATGAACACAAAAAATTATTTAACATAGCAAAAAAAGCCTATCAACTTTCAAGTACAAAAGCTACATCTTTTGAAATGGAACCATTGAAAGAGATAATAAAAGAACTTTTTCAATATGTTTCTACTCATTTTATGACGGAAGAAGAGTATATGAGTAGTATAAACTACCCCTATTTGGCTAAGCACAAATTAATACATAAAAAGCTAATTAATATTCTAAAAGAGATGATAAGCAATATTAATAGTCTTGAAATTGAAGAGATAAACTCAAAATTAAATGAATTTATCAACGAGTATTTTATAACTCATATTATAACTGAAGACAAAAAAATAAAACTTTTTAAAACTCCAATTGAAGACCTAAGAAAATCTTTTGGCTGGAAAAAAGATTATTTAGTACATGAAAAATTTATTGATGAGGAACATAAAGAGTTATTTGATATTGCAACAGAAGCTTTTAATATTACTCAAAATGAGAATAAAAAAGAGAAAATAAAAGATATTTTAAATAGACTATACTCTTATATGAAAACACATTTTCAAAGAGAAGAAGAGTTTATGAAAAAAATAAACTATCCTAAGCTGAAATACCATCATGCTTGTCATGAAAAAATAATTAATGATTTAACTCTTTTTGTAAGAGATAGTTCATTTATGCAACAGAATGTTTTAGAAAAAGAGTTAGCTAGAATAATCGATATATCATTAGTACAACATATAATCCAAGAAGATAGAAAAATCACTTCCTGGATTAAATTATGTAATAACTAA
- the dksA gene encoding RNA polymerase-binding protein DksA: MPKTLNQKQIEEIKSLLVQNKMTIESTLNNLSNEHVNLSEMDLNDEGDFAAASRDYITDVHIKNQQLRELNLINHALTKIEDGKYTGLCEMCDSEITIKRLRVKPHAMYCIDCRDYIEKSQVKKAV, translated from the coding sequence ATGCCAAAAACTTTAAATCAAAAACAGATAGAAGAGATCAAAAGTCTTTTAGTACAAAATAAGATGACAATCGAGTCAACTTTAAACAATTTGTCGAACGAGCATGTAAATTTAAGTGAAATGGATTTAAATGATGAGGGTGATTTTGCTGCTGCAAGTAGAGATTATATTACTGATGTACATATTAAAAATCAACAACTTAGAGAGCTAAATTTAATTAATCACGCTTTAACTAAAATAGAAGATGGAAAATATACAGGTCTTTGTGAAATGTGTGATTCTGAAATTACAATCAAAAGACTTAGAGTAAAACCTCATGCAATGTATTGTATTGATTGCAGAGATTATATTGAAAAATCACAAGTAAAAAAAGCTGTTTAG
- a CDS encoding transcriptional antiterminator Rof, with protein MNKKYTPVPCAFYDELEAAVVKKLNCEIIYLENEEQKIINSKVIDLKNIQKEEFMILENNQQIRLDFILFFNGISPKDKNYC; from the coding sequence ATGAATAAAAAATATACACCTGTACCTTGTGCCTTTTATGATGAACTTGAAGCTGCGGTAGTTAAAAAGCTAAATTGTGAGATTATTTACCTCGAAAATGAAGAGCAAAAAATAATCAATTCTAAAGTTATAGATTTAAAAAATATTCAAAAAGAAGAGTTTATGATACTTGAAAATAATCAACAAATTAGATTAGATTTTATACTTTTTTTCAATGGAATTTCTCCAAAAGACAAAAATTATTGTTAA
- a CDS encoding MarR family winged helix-turn-helix transcriptional regulator — MNYALKDSIAYRLIRSSNSVVNSLNRILSAYDIAIEQRATLEIIKYEPDVNQTKIANLLGKDKTTISRSLNSLEKKELITRESDIQNDKRSNKIKLTKKGEMILEQTLADVTAFREGLNSKITEEEHRIFFEILDKLEL, encoded by the coding sequence ATGAATTATGCATTGAAAGACTCTATTGCGTATAGACTTATTAGAAGTTCAAATAGTGTAGTAAATAGCTTAAACAGGATACTTTCAGCTTATGATATTGCTATTGAACAAAGAGCGACGCTAGAAATCATAAAATATGAACCTGATGTAAATCAGACAAAAATAGCGAACCTTCTTGGTAAAGATAAAACAACTATAAGTCGTTCATTAAACTCTTTAGAAAAAAAAGAGTTAATCACTAGAGAAAGTGATATTCAAAATGATAAAAGAAGCAATAAGATAAAGCTAACTAAAAAAGGCGAAATGATTTTAGAACAAACCTTAGCTGACGTAACAGCTTTTAGGGAAGGGTTAAATTCTAAAATCACAGAAGAAGAGCATAGAATCTTTTTTGAAATATTAGACAAACTAGAATTATAA
- a CDS encoding diguanylate cyclase yields MKRLLILFLFILSIQLNAKTITLTEEEKEFIKNNPVIKVGIMPDFTPFSYYIKNTPVGFEHELLNILSQRTGLMFEKKIDKWTTIYTAFKNKEVDVITSISYKKFREPFTTFTSSYYDIPIMIFVRDDFGEYKGIKSLEGKKVGVLKDVFYIKELEKMGTIDLVYYDTYEELTKDLVFGKIDALMQNLTNINYLIKKNLYSNLKLASELILPNTKKEDLRLGIIPEKPILSSILQKGLNSITKKEKEELVTKWIGSIKEYKGGHIELDKDEKAYLNTKVIKYCINPDGLPFEGLNEEKEHSGISSDYYSLFEKILSAKFELVKTKNWNESITFIKEGKCNMLALGMETYERKKYLNFTSSYLDVPLVVATKVDVPFINHILDLEGEKVGIIKGDAFVKILRQKYPSLDLVEVENINEGLDRVKKGELFGFIDTLASIGYEFQQKYFGELKIAGKISETLKLSMAVVKEDTTLLNILQKAINSMTNELHREIFHKWIPIKYEKGVNYDLVWKIAITSLIVILLVIYWNRKIIKTNKLLEEAQRKIEEKNKELEKLATTDKLTNLYNRRKIEELLEIEINRSERFNHNFGLAIVDIDKFKEVNDTYGHQVGDKVLKEIANILNTNRRKTDFVGRYGGEEFVIICPESSLEGVLRLMEIFKEKISTHKFYEVGDKTASFGVTISQKDDTIESILKRADDALYQAKDNGRNKIEYK; encoded by the coding sequence ATGAAGAGACTACTAATACTATTTCTTTTTATCTTATCAATACAACTAAATGCAAAAACTATCACTTTAACAGAAGAAGAAAAAGAGTTTATAAAAAATAATCCTGTAATAAAAGTAGGTATCATGCCTGACTTTACACCCTTTTCTTATTATATAAAAAATACTCCTGTAGGGTTTGAACATGAATTATTAAATATATTATCTCAAAGAACAGGCTTAATGTTTGAAAAGAAAATAGACAAATGGACAACAATCTATACTGCTTTCAAAAATAAAGAAGTTGATGTAATCACAAGTATTTCATATAAAAAATTTAGAGAACCATTTACTACTTTTACTAGCTCTTATTATGATATTCCTATTATGATTTTTGTAAGAGATGATTTTGGAGAATATAAAGGAATTAAAAGTTTAGAAGGTAAAAAAGTAGGAGTATTAAAAGATGTTTTTTATATAAAAGAACTAGAAAAAATGGGAACTATAGATTTAGTTTATTATGATACTTATGAAGAACTAACAAAGGATTTAGTTTTTGGTAAGATTGATGCATTAATGCAAAATCTTACAAATATTAACTACTTAATCAAAAAAAACCTATACTCAAATCTAAAACTTGCAAGTGAACTTATTTTACCAAACACAAAAAAAGAAGACTTAAGATTAGGAATTATTCCAGAAAAACCAATTTTGAGTTCAATCTTACAAAAAGGACTTAACTCTATTACAAAAAAAGAGAAAGAAGAGTTAGTAACTAAGTGGATTGGCTCTATTAAAGAGTATAAAGGTGGACATATTGAACTTGATAAAGATGAAAAAGCTTATTTAAACACAAAAGTTATCAAATACTGTATAAATCCTGATGGCTTACCCTTTGAAGGATTAAATGAAGAAAAAGAACATTCTGGTATAAGTTCAGATTACTATAGTTTATTTGAAAAAATCTTATCTGCTAAATTTGAACTTGTAAAAACAAAAAACTGGAATGAATCTATAACTTTTATCAAAGAAGGCAAATGTAATATGCTTGCCCTTGGTATGGAAACATATGAAAGAAAAAAATATCTAAACTTTACAAGTAGTTATTTAGATGTCCCTTTAGTTGTAGCAACAAAAGTTGATGTTCCTTTTATAAATCATATTTTAGATTTAGAAGGAGAAAAAGTAGGTATTATCAAAGGAGATGCTTTTGTAAAGATATTAAGACAAAAATATCCTTCTCTTGACTTAGTAGAAGTTGAGAATATAAATGAAGGTTTAGATAGAGTAAAAAAAGGAGAGCTTTTTGGTTTTATTGATACCCTTGCAAGTATAGGCTATGAGTTTCAACAAAAATATTTTGGAGAATTAAAAATTGCAGGGAAAATCTCTGAAACACTAAAGTTATCAATGGCTGTTGTTAAAGAAGATACTACATTATTAAATATTTTACAAAAAGCCATAAATAGTATGACAAATGAACTTCATAGAGAAATTTTCCATAAATGGATTCCTATTAAATATGAAAAAGGTGTAAATTATGATCTTGTATGGAAGATTGCTATTACTTCTTTAATAGTAATACTTTTAGTCATATATTGGAATAGAAAAATCATTAAAACAAACAAGCTTTTAGAAGAAGCACAAAGAAAAATAGAAGAGAAAAATAAAGAGTTAGAAAAACTTGCAACAACAGATAAACTAACAAATTTATATAATAGAAGAAAAATAGAAGAACTTTTAGAAATAGAGATAAATAGAAGTGAAAGATTTAACCACAACTTTGGTTTAGCAATTGTTGATATAGATAAATTCAAAGAAGTAAATGACACATATGGTCACCAAGTTGGAGATAAGGTATTAAAAGAGATTGCTAATATCCTAAATACAAATAGAAGAAAAACAGACTTTGTAGGACGATATGGTGGAGAAGAGTTTGTAATTATCTGTCCTGAATCAAGCTTAGAGGGAGTACTTAGATTGATGGAAATCTTTAAAGAAAAAATTTCTACTCATAAGTTTTATGAAGTAGGAGACAAAACTGCAAGTTTTGGAGTAACCATATCTCAAAAGGATGATACCATTGAATCTATTTTAAAAAGAGCGGATGATGCACTTTATCAAGCTAAAGACAATGGTAGGAATAAAATCGAGTACAAATAG
- a CDS encoding DUF4062 domain-containing protein, whose product MAVPKVFVSSTCYDLGEIREQLHNFIESFGFEAVLSENGDIFYHPDLHTHEACIKEVSNCELFILIIGGRFGGEYIVDKTKSITNAEYIAAKNNNIPIFALVKKSVYLNHHIYKENKNKEFVGDIGYPAIDKQEYALDIFQFIDEVRRASTNNALESFDSFQSIDSYLRKQWAGMFFDFLKTREVKTQIDATNHLVSEINNSSKNLEALVKSLYLSTSDNKSLAEKEIESIEINSLVEMFFDSVLFPSWQNSEYYPIDPLKFDVKKIAKISPKSLSWDKYLVKVGLFEYDNISNDEDELETYLQCVVNTYSNRYFLLNIKESIEHEKLFEKGVKNSTLKQREKVLNRILLKYSK is encoded by the coding sequence ATGGCAGTTCCGAAAGTGTTTGTTAGTTCAACATGCTATGATTTAGGAGAAATTAGGGAACAGTTGCATAATTTCATTGAGTCTTTTGGTTTTGAAGCTGTACTAAGTGAAAATGGTGATATATTTTATCATCCAGATTTGCATACACATGAAGCATGTATAAAAGAAGTATCTAACTGTGAATTATTTATTCTTATTATTGGAGGACGTTTTGGTGGAGAATATATTGTTGATAAAACAAAGTCTATAACTAATGCTGAATATATTGCTGCAAAGAATAATAATATACCAATTTTTGCTTTAGTGAAAAAATCTGTTTATTTAAATCATCATATTTATAAAGAAAATAAAAATAAAGAATTTGTAGGAGATATTGGGTATCCTGCAATTGATAAGCAAGAGTATGCGTTAGATATATTTCAATTTATTGATGAAGTGAGAAGAGCTTCAACTAATAATGCTCTTGAGAGTTTTGATAGTTTTCAATCAATAGATAGTTACTTAAGAAAACAATGGGCAGGAATGTTTTTTGATTTTTTAAAAACTAGAGAAGTTAAAACTCAAATAGATGCCACAAATCATTTAGTTTCAGAAATTAATAATTCAAGCAAAAATTTAGAAGCATTAGTCAAGAGTTTATATCTATCTACTTCTGATAATAAGTCTTTGGCCGAGAAAGAAATAGAATCGATAGAAATTAATAGTTTGGTAGAAATGTTTTTTGATAGTGTATTATTTCCTTCATGGCAAAACTCAGAATATTATCCAATTGATCCATTAAAGTTTGATGTAAAAAAAATAGCTAAGATTTCCCCTAAGAGTCTCTCTTGGGATAAGTATTTAGTAAAAGTGGGACTGTTTGAATATGATAATATATCTAATGATGAAGATGAACTTGAAACCTATCTTCAGTGTGTAGTAAATACATATAGTAATAGGTACTTTTTACTTAATATAAAAGAGAGTATAGAGCATGAAAAGCTATTTGAAAAAGGTGTTAAAAATTCAACATTAAAACAAAGAGAGAAAGTATTAAATAGAATATTATTAAAGTATTCTAAATAG